A region from the Triticum aestivum cultivar Chinese Spring chromosome 3D, IWGSC CS RefSeq v2.1, whole genome shotgun sequence genome encodes:
- the LOC123078444 gene encoding leucine-rich repeat receptor protein kinase EMS1 isoform X2 codes for MASARLVALAALAVVCRSLLGLASAADDGEVRALLELKAALDPTGRLLPSWAPGRDPCARGGFEGVACDGSGAVANVSLQGKGLAGTLSPAVAGLRALTGLYLHYNALRGGVPRELARLTRLTDVYLNVNNLSGPIPAEIGAMASLQVLQLCYNQLTGSIPTQLGLPNRLTVLALQSNHLNGAIPASLGDLPELRRLDLSFNHLFGSIPVRLARLPQLAALDVRNNSLTGSVPSELAKLEGGFQYGNNSDLCGTGLPDLRPCTPADLIDPDRPQPFSAGIAPQITPDGARGHCSGTHCPPSTKALAAVVVVAVILLAATAAGLLAFSWHRWRKQRTAAGAPPMTTVGGRCSTEGEANKESFCKSASSTLVSLEYSNGWDPLADGRSGVGFSHEVSPSLRFNMEEVESATQYFSELSLLGKKNSKSKGGAGSSFAATYRGTLRDGTPVVVTRLGKTCCKQEEAEFLKGLKLLAELQHDNIVGLRGFCCSRARGECFLVHDFVPNGSLSHFLDVAGEDGGGGALGHGGRVLEWSTRVSIIKGIAKEARLRIDVYFTGIGYLHSTRANKPPLVHQNISADKVLVDYTYKPLISGSGLHKLLVDDLVFSTLKASAAMGYLAPEYTTVGRFSEKSDVYAFGVIVFQILAGKSKTMQLPFESGNVHDLIDGNMKGCYSATEAAKLAKIALVCTSENPEQRPNMEELLQELDTL; via the exons ATGGCCTCCGCCCGCCTCGTAGCCCTCGCGGCATTGGCAGTCGTGTGCCGCTCTCTGCTGGGCCTGGCCTCCGCGGCGGACGACGGAGAGGTGCGGGCGCTGCTGGAGCTCAAGGCGGCGCTGGACCCGACGGGGCGCCTGCTGCCGTCGTGGGCGCCCGGGCGGGACCCTTGTGCCCGGGGCGGGTTCGAGGGCGTTGCGTGCGACGGCAGCGGCGCCGTCGCCAACGTCTCGCTGCAGGGGAAGGGCCTGGCCGGGACGCTCTCCCCGGCCGTCGCCGGCCTCCGCGCGCTCACCGGCCTGTACCTCCACTACAACGCGCTCCGCGGCGGCGTGCCCCGGGAGCTCGCCAGGCTCACACGGCTCACCGATGTCTACCTCAACGTCAACAACTTGTCCGGGCCCATCCCGGCCGAGATCGGCGCCATGGCCTCGCTGCAAG tgcTGCAGCTGTGCTACAATCAGCTGACCGGGAGCATCCCCACGCAGCTGGGGCTACCGAACAGGCTCACCGTGTTGGCTCTGCAGTCCAACCACCTGAACGGCGCCATCCCTGCCAGCCTCGGCGACCTGCCGGAGCTGAGGCGGCTGGACTTGAGCTTCAACCACCTCTTCGGCTCCATCCCAGTGAGGCTGGCCAGGCTGCCTCAGCTCGCCGCTCTCGATGTTAGGAACAACTCGCTCACCGGCAGCGTGCCCTCCG AACTGGCCAAGCTGGAGGGTGGATTCCAGTACGGGAACAACAGTGATCTGTGCGGCACCGGGCTCCCCGATCTCCGTCCGTGCACTCCGGCGGACCTCATCGACCCCGACAGGCCCCAGCCGTTCAGCGCTGGTATCGCGCCGCAGATCACGCCGGACGGGGCCCGCGGGCATTGCAGCGGCACCCACTGCCCCCCTTCCACCAAGGCGCTCGCGGCCGTCGTCGTTGTAGCGGTGATCCTTCTGGCGGCGACAGCGGCCGGTCTCTTGGCCTTCTCGTGGCACAGGTGGCGCAAGCAGAGGACGGCCGCAGGCGCACCTCCGATGACCACCGTGGGCGGCCGGTGCAGCACCGAGGGCGAGGCGAACAAGGAATCGTTCTGCAAGAGCGCGTCGTCAACGCTGGTGAGTCTGGAGTACTCCAACGGCTGGGACCCGCTGGCCGACGGGCGGAGCGGCGTCGGGTTCTCGCATGAGGTGTCCCCGAGCCTCCGGTTCAACATGGAGGAGGTGGAGTCGGCGACGCAGTACTTCTCGGAGCTGAGTCTCCTGGGAAAGAAAAATTCCAAGTCCAAGGGTGGCGCCGGAAGCAGCTTCGCGGCCACGTACAGGGGCACGCTGCGCGACGGCACGCCCGTCGTGGTCACCCGGCTGGGCAAGACCTGCTGCAAGCAGGAGGAGGCGGAGTTCCTCAAGGGCCTCAAGCTGCTCGCCGAGCTCCAGCACGACAACATCGTGGGGCTGAGAGGGTTCTGCTGCTCCAGGGCCAGGGGAGAGTGCTTCCTGGTGCACGACTTCGTGCCCAACGGGAGCCTGTCACACTTCTTGGACGTTgcaggagaagacggcggcggcggtgctctcgGCCATGGCGGGCGCGTCCTTGAATGGTCCACGAGGGTGTCCATCATCAAGGGCATTGCTAAAG AAGCAAGGTTACGTATCGATGTTTACTTCACAGGAATTGGATATCTGCACAGTACTAGAGCAAACAAGCCCCCTCTGGTTCACCAAAACATATCGGCGGACAAAGTTCTGGTGGATTACACCTACAAGCCCCTGATTTCTGGTTCCGGCCTGCACAAGCTCCTTGTGGACGACCTGGTCTTCTCGACCCTCAAGGCTAGCGCCGCCATGGGGTACCTTGCCCCTGAGTACACCACCGTCGGCCGGTTCTCGGAGAAGAGCGATGTTTATGCTTTCGGGGTAATTGTGTTTCAGATACTGGCGGGTAAAAGTAAAACGATGCAGCTGCCCTTCGAGTCAGGAAACGTCCATGACCTCATCGATGGCAACATGAAAGGATGTTACTCGGCAACCGAAGCGGCTAAACTGGCAAAGATTGCATTGGTCTGCACCAGTGAAAACCCTGAGCAAAGACCCAACATGGAAGAGCTGCTTCAAGAATTGGACACCTTGTGA
- the LOC123078444 gene encoding leucine-rich repeat receptor protein kinase EMS1 isoform X3 produces MASARLVALAALAVVCRSLLGLASAADDGEVRALLELKAALDPTGRLLPSWAPGRDPCARGGFEGVACDGSGAVANVSLQGKGLAGTLSPAVAGLRALTGLYLHYNALRGGVPRELARLTRLTDVYLNVNNLSGPIPAEIGAMASLQVLQLCYNQLTGSIPTQLGLPNRLTVLALQSNHLNGAIPASLGDLPELRRLDLSFNHLFGSIPVRLARLPQLAALDVRNNSLTGSVPSELAKLEGGFQYGNNSDLCGTGLPDLRPCTPADLIDPDRPQPFSAGIAPQITPDGARGHCSGTHCPPSTKALAAVVVVAVILLAATAAGLLAFSWHRWRKQRTAAGAPPMTTVGGRCSTEGEANKESFCKSASSTLVSLEYSNGWDPLADGRSGVGFSHEVSPSLRFNMEEVESATQYFSELSLLGKKNSKSKGGAGSSFAATYRGTLRDGTPVVVTRLGKTCCKQEEAEFLKGLKLLAELQHDNIVGLRGFCCSRARGECFLVHDFVPNGSLSHFLDVAGEDGGGGALGHGGRVLEWSTRVSIIKGIAKGIGYLHSTRANKPPLVHQNISADKVLVDYTYKPLISGSGLHKLLVDDLVFSTLKASAAMGYLAPEYTTVGRFSEKSDVYAFGVIVFQILAGKSKTMQLPFESGNVHDLIDGNMKGCYSATEAAKLAKIALVCTSENPEQRPNMEELLQELDTL; encoded by the exons ATGGCCTCCGCCCGCCTCGTAGCCCTCGCGGCATTGGCAGTCGTGTGCCGCTCTCTGCTGGGCCTGGCCTCCGCGGCGGACGACGGAGAGGTGCGGGCGCTGCTGGAGCTCAAGGCGGCGCTGGACCCGACGGGGCGCCTGCTGCCGTCGTGGGCGCCCGGGCGGGACCCTTGTGCCCGGGGCGGGTTCGAGGGCGTTGCGTGCGACGGCAGCGGCGCCGTCGCCAACGTCTCGCTGCAGGGGAAGGGCCTGGCCGGGACGCTCTCCCCGGCCGTCGCCGGCCTCCGCGCGCTCACCGGCCTGTACCTCCACTACAACGCGCTCCGCGGCGGCGTGCCCCGGGAGCTCGCCAGGCTCACACGGCTCACCGATGTCTACCTCAACGTCAACAACTTGTCCGGGCCCATCCCGGCCGAGATCGGCGCCATGGCCTCGCTGCAAG tgcTGCAGCTGTGCTACAATCAGCTGACCGGGAGCATCCCCACGCAGCTGGGGCTACCGAACAGGCTCACCGTGTTGGCTCTGCAGTCCAACCACCTGAACGGCGCCATCCCTGCCAGCCTCGGCGACCTGCCGGAGCTGAGGCGGCTGGACTTGAGCTTCAACCACCTCTTCGGCTCCATCCCAGTGAGGCTGGCCAGGCTGCCTCAGCTCGCCGCTCTCGATGTTAGGAACAACTCGCTCACCGGCAGCGTGCCCTCCG AACTGGCCAAGCTGGAGGGTGGATTCCAGTACGGGAACAACAGTGATCTGTGCGGCACCGGGCTCCCCGATCTCCGTCCGTGCACTCCGGCGGACCTCATCGACCCCGACAGGCCCCAGCCGTTCAGCGCTGGTATCGCGCCGCAGATCACGCCGGACGGGGCCCGCGGGCATTGCAGCGGCACCCACTGCCCCCCTTCCACCAAGGCGCTCGCGGCCGTCGTCGTTGTAGCGGTGATCCTTCTGGCGGCGACAGCGGCCGGTCTCTTGGCCTTCTCGTGGCACAGGTGGCGCAAGCAGAGGACGGCCGCAGGCGCACCTCCGATGACCACCGTGGGCGGCCGGTGCAGCACCGAGGGCGAGGCGAACAAGGAATCGTTCTGCAAGAGCGCGTCGTCAACGCTGGTGAGTCTGGAGTACTCCAACGGCTGGGACCCGCTGGCCGACGGGCGGAGCGGCGTCGGGTTCTCGCATGAGGTGTCCCCGAGCCTCCGGTTCAACATGGAGGAGGTGGAGTCGGCGACGCAGTACTTCTCGGAGCTGAGTCTCCTGGGAAAGAAAAATTCCAAGTCCAAGGGTGGCGCCGGAAGCAGCTTCGCGGCCACGTACAGGGGCACGCTGCGCGACGGCACGCCCGTCGTGGTCACCCGGCTGGGCAAGACCTGCTGCAAGCAGGAGGAGGCGGAGTTCCTCAAGGGCCTCAAGCTGCTCGCCGAGCTCCAGCACGACAACATCGTGGGGCTGAGAGGGTTCTGCTGCTCCAGGGCCAGGGGAGAGTGCTTCCTGGTGCACGACTTCGTGCCCAACGGGAGCCTGTCACACTTCTTGGACGTTgcaggagaagacggcggcggcggtgctctcgGCCATGGCGGGCGCGTCCTTGAATGGTCCACGAGGGTGTCCATCATCAAGGGCATTGCTAAAG GAATTGGATATCTGCACAGTACTAGAGCAAACAAGCCCCCTCTGGTTCACCAAAACATATCGGCGGACAAAGTTCTGGTGGATTACACCTACAAGCCCCTGATTTCTGGTTCCGGCCTGCACAAGCTCCTTGTGGACGACCTGGTCTTCTCGACCCTCAAGGCTAGCGCCGCCATGGGGTACCTTGCCCCTGAGTACACCACCGTCGGCCGGTTCTCGGAGAAGAGCGATGTTTATGCTTTCGGGGTAATTGTGTTTCAGATACTGGCGGGTAAAAGTAAAACGATGCAGCTGCCCTTCGAGTCAGGAAACGTCCATGACCTCATCGATGGCAACATGAAAGGATGTTACTCGGCAACCGAAGCGGCTAAACTGGCAAAGATTGCATTGGTCTGCACCAGTGAAAACCCTGAGCAAAGACCCAACATGGAAGAGCTGCTTCAAGAATTGGACACCTTGTGA
- the LOC123078444 gene encoding leucine-rich repeat receptor protein kinase EMS1 isoform X1 yields the protein MASARLVALAALAVVCRSLLGLASAADDGEVRALLELKAALDPTGRLLPSWAPGRDPCARGGFEGVACDGSGAVANVSLQGKGLAGTLSPAVAGLRALTGLYLHYNALRGGVPRELARLTRLTDVYLNVNNLSGPIPAEIGAMASLQVLQLCYNQLTGSIPTQLGLPNRLTVLALQSNHLNGAIPASLGDLPELRRLDLSFNHLFGSIPVRLARLPQLAALDVRNNSLTGSVPSELAKLEGGFQYGNNSDLCGTGLPDLRPCTPADLIDPDRPQPFSAGIAPQITPDGARGHCSGTHCPPSTKALAAVVVVAVILLAATAAGLLAFSWHRWRKQRTAAGAPPMTTVGGRCSTEGEANKESFCKSASSTLVSLEYSNGWDPLADGRSGVGFSHEVSPSLRFNMEEVESATQYFSELSLLGKKNSKSKGGAGSSFAATYRGTLRDGTPVVVTRLGKTCCKQEEAEFLKGLKLLAELQHDNIVGLRGFCCSRARGECFLVHDFVPNGSLSHFLDVAGEDGGGGALGHGGRVLEWSTRVSIIKGIAKVVTQIVLAFAEARLRIDVYFTGIGYLHSTRANKPPLVHQNISADKVLVDYTYKPLISGSGLHKLLVDDLVFSTLKASAAMGYLAPEYTTVGRFSEKSDVYAFGVIVFQILAGKSKTMQLPFESGNVHDLIDGNMKGCYSATEAAKLAKIALVCTSENPEQRPNMEELLQELDTL from the exons ATGGCCTCCGCCCGCCTCGTAGCCCTCGCGGCATTGGCAGTCGTGTGCCGCTCTCTGCTGGGCCTGGCCTCCGCGGCGGACGACGGAGAGGTGCGGGCGCTGCTGGAGCTCAAGGCGGCGCTGGACCCGACGGGGCGCCTGCTGCCGTCGTGGGCGCCCGGGCGGGACCCTTGTGCCCGGGGCGGGTTCGAGGGCGTTGCGTGCGACGGCAGCGGCGCCGTCGCCAACGTCTCGCTGCAGGGGAAGGGCCTGGCCGGGACGCTCTCCCCGGCCGTCGCCGGCCTCCGCGCGCTCACCGGCCTGTACCTCCACTACAACGCGCTCCGCGGCGGCGTGCCCCGGGAGCTCGCCAGGCTCACACGGCTCACCGATGTCTACCTCAACGTCAACAACTTGTCCGGGCCCATCCCGGCCGAGATCGGCGCCATGGCCTCGCTGCAAG tgcTGCAGCTGTGCTACAATCAGCTGACCGGGAGCATCCCCACGCAGCTGGGGCTACCGAACAGGCTCACCGTGTTGGCTCTGCAGTCCAACCACCTGAACGGCGCCATCCCTGCCAGCCTCGGCGACCTGCCGGAGCTGAGGCGGCTGGACTTGAGCTTCAACCACCTCTTCGGCTCCATCCCAGTGAGGCTGGCCAGGCTGCCTCAGCTCGCCGCTCTCGATGTTAGGAACAACTCGCTCACCGGCAGCGTGCCCTCCG AACTGGCCAAGCTGGAGGGTGGATTCCAGTACGGGAACAACAGTGATCTGTGCGGCACCGGGCTCCCCGATCTCCGTCCGTGCACTCCGGCGGACCTCATCGACCCCGACAGGCCCCAGCCGTTCAGCGCTGGTATCGCGCCGCAGATCACGCCGGACGGGGCCCGCGGGCATTGCAGCGGCACCCACTGCCCCCCTTCCACCAAGGCGCTCGCGGCCGTCGTCGTTGTAGCGGTGATCCTTCTGGCGGCGACAGCGGCCGGTCTCTTGGCCTTCTCGTGGCACAGGTGGCGCAAGCAGAGGACGGCCGCAGGCGCACCTCCGATGACCACCGTGGGCGGCCGGTGCAGCACCGAGGGCGAGGCGAACAAGGAATCGTTCTGCAAGAGCGCGTCGTCAACGCTGGTGAGTCTGGAGTACTCCAACGGCTGGGACCCGCTGGCCGACGGGCGGAGCGGCGTCGGGTTCTCGCATGAGGTGTCCCCGAGCCTCCGGTTCAACATGGAGGAGGTGGAGTCGGCGACGCAGTACTTCTCGGAGCTGAGTCTCCTGGGAAAGAAAAATTCCAAGTCCAAGGGTGGCGCCGGAAGCAGCTTCGCGGCCACGTACAGGGGCACGCTGCGCGACGGCACGCCCGTCGTGGTCACCCGGCTGGGCAAGACCTGCTGCAAGCAGGAGGAGGCGGAGTTCCTCAAGGGCCTCAAGCTGCTCGCCGAGCTCCAGCACGACAACATCGTGGGGCTGAGAGGGTTCTGCTGCTCCAGGGCCAGGGGAGAGTGCTTCCTGGTGCACGACTTCGTGCCCAACGGGAGCCTGTCACACTTCTTGGACGTTgcaggagaagacggcggcggcggtgctctcgGCCATGGCGGGCGCGTCCTTGAATGGTCCACGAGGGTGTCCATCATCAAGGGCATTGCTAAAG TTGTTACTCAAATTGTTCTAGCTTTTGCAGAAGCAAGGTTACGTATCGATGTTTACTTCACAGGAATTGGATATCTGCACAGTACTAGAGCAAACAAGCCCCCTCTGGTTCACCAAAACATATCGGCGGACAAAGTTCTGGTGGATTACACCTACAAGCCCCTGATTTCTGGTTCCGGCCTGCACAAGCTCCTTGTGGACGACCTGGTCTTCTCGACCCTCAAGGCTAGCGCCGCCATGGGGTACCTTGCCCCTGAGTACACCACCGTCGGCCGGTTCTCGGAGAAGAGCGATGTTTATGCTTTCGGGGTAATTGTGTTTCAGATACTGGCGGGTAAAAGTAAAACGATGCAGCTGCCCTTCGAGTCAGGAAACGTCCATGACCTCATCGATGGCAACATGAAAGGATGTTACTCGGCAACCGAAGCGGCTAAACTGGCAAAGATTGCATTGGTCTGCACCAGTGAAAACCCTGAGCAAAGACCCAACATGGAAGAGCTGCTTCAAGAATTGGACACCTTGTGA